In the Hordeum vulgare subsp. vulgare chromosome 7H, MorexV3_pseudomolecules_assembly, whole genome shotgun sequence genome, one interval contains:
- the LOC123411467 gene encoding BTB/POZ and MATH domain-containing protein 1-like: MASHPPPSPHELDLGSFLALPPDSSFASEADADYHRAVDDLLLLISSYEHVDNDETIHTPSTNHKALTRTKAPPLPCELDREAFLPPSPVSSSASDANADHRRAVEDHLHHLSSSHSDEDDNDELQDPLLNMDDACTILTSTVRSVQLFRVDGLTALCSQPGLAKQCIKSKCEIGGYEWEIICNVPTYSTSWLDFGLMLLSEVPPNGSVTASISCLLVHPRVPGNPSHPLLRRAPHSEVTASHVFKRHKDCSHQVMIVQKKSLPAPACPNDDYLCVECTITVLKEGPDASVATALPVPASNLQQHLGELLQSKTGSDITFVVSGESFIAHKSILAARSPVLMAEFFGSMRERSAQQVVIEDVEAEAFKAMLHFIYTDKVPEFDSEPEAAVTIAQHLLAAADRYGLDKLKVMCEDKLSGGVTVETAATTLALAEQHNCSDLKARCIEFILSSPTILEAVMATEGYKNLEAICPAITSMALCVGEATES, encoded by the exons atggcgtcccaccCACCACCTTCACCCCATGAGCTCGATCTGGGGTCCTTCCTCGCGCTGCCTCCAGACTCCTCCTTTGCCAGCGAGGCCGACGCGGATTACCACCGTGCCGTCGACGATCTTCTGCTCCTCATCTCCTCGTACGAACATGTAGACAACGACGAGACAATCCATACACCCAGCACCAACCATAAAGCCCTGACCCGTACCAAAGCCCCACCGCTGCCCTGTGAGCTCGATCGGGAGGCCTTCCTCCCGCCGTCTCCCGTCTCTTCCTCAGCCTCCGACGCCAACGCTGATCACCGCCGGGCCGTTGAAGACCATCTCCACCACCTCTCCTCGTCCCActccgacgaggacgacaacgacgagctgCAG gatCCCTTGTTGAACATGGATGATGCGTGCACCATCCTCACCAGCACCGTGCGCTCTGTGCAGCTGTTCAGGGTTGATGGTTTGACAGCGTTGTGCTCGCAGCCCGGTCTGGCTAAGCAGTGCATCAAATCAAAGTGTGAGATCGGTGGGTATGAGTGGGAAATCATTTGCAATGTACCTACTTATTCCACCAGTTGGCTAGACTTCGGCCTTATGTTATTGAGTGAAGTCCCCCCAAATGGCTCTGTGACAGCGAGCATAAGCTGTCTCCTGGTACATCCGAGGGTGCCGGGCAATCCATCACACCCTTTACTGCGCAGAGCACCACACTCTGAGGTGACAGCGTCACATGTGTTCAAGCGCCACAAAGATTGCTCACATCAGGTTATGATCGTGCAAAAAAAATCTCTACCTGCGCCGGCATGTCCTAATGATGATTACTTGTGTGTGGAGTGCACCATTACTGTTCTGAAGGAAGGTCCTGATGCCTCTGTGGCAACTGCACTTCCGGTGCCGGCTTCCAACTTGCAGCAGCACCTTGGTGAGCTCCTGCAGAGCAAGACCGGATCTGATATTACGTTCGTCGTCTCTGGTGAATCCTTCATAGCTCACAAGAGTATCCTTGCTGCGAGGTCGCCTGTCCTCATGGCTGAGTTCTTCGGGAGCATGAGGGAGAGGAGCGCTCAGCAAGTCGTGATCGAGGACGTGGAGGCGGAAGCATTCAAGGCCATGCTGCACTTCATCTACACCGACAAAGTTCCTGAATTTGATTCGGAGCCGGAGGCTGCAGTGACCATAGCTCAGCATCTGCTTGCGGCGGCTGACAGGTATGGGCTGGACAAGCTCAAGGTTATGTGCGAGGACAAGCTTTCAGGTGGCGTTACTGTCGAGACAGCAGCTACTACTTTGGCTTTAGCTGAGCAGCACAACTGCTCTGACCTCAAGGCTAGGTGCATCGAATTCATCCTCAGCAGTCCTACGATCCTTGAAGCGGTGATGGCGACTGAGGGGTATAAGAATCTGGAGGCAATCTGTCCTGCTATTACTAGCATGGCATTGTGCGTGGGAGAAGCAACTGAATCATAG